ATAGCTAGAAACTCCTCCTTATCGATTGCACCGGAATTGTCTGTATCCAACTTCATGAATCTTTTGGCAAGACGATCGATTTCTTCAGATCCAACTGTCTCAATAAAGTGGTTGTTACAGGAAATTTAGTTAGTATGTCACTCTAGGAAATCTTGGAAAGACACTGACCCACTAAACTCGAAAAGAAACGGAAAAATACATACAGTTTGTACCTTCAGACAAGTCATCTAGTAAACTTGACGGTATATTCCCCATGTTGTCTCAATATGACGTTAGAAATCTTAACCCTacatcaaaaacaaataacGATAGAAACGTTGCAACAGTTTCTTCACTTATAAGtcattcttcaagttcGTGTTCGCTCTTATTATTTTACGATGCAAGTATTGCGCTTTTAAAACATTCTTTTCAATCCACTACCTTGATCTTGATAATCTACAACAGTATatacttttctttatttaaCATCTGTGTATCCCCTTGCAACACCTGTTCTTCCGTCCTCAACGAGCGCTCCTACAGAAGAGTCTTCCTGTGCGAAATCGCTTCCTAGGCCTGTCCACTCACGGTTTTGAAGGCCAAAGGCAGATGTGGAGACAGTCTTACCAACAGATAGAGTACCAGAGAACTTGTGGACAAGCTCAGTTTCGTCCTGCTTGCCTACTCCATTGGAATTCTTGAAAGCATTTTCTGTTTCAAGCTCAAGTTCCAAATGTCGAAGCTGGCGAAGCGGCTGGTTCATCTTTAACTTACCTGTAACAGGATCAAACTCAGGTGCATAatcgtcatcatcgtcaCCATTCTTCTGTTCGACGCTTTCCTCTTTAGCTGCAGTTTTGTTTAGTTTGTTGTCTTgctcttcttctccttctcctcttTCAAGCAAAGCTTCAAAATCTGTGACCCATTTACCTGTCCATGTAACCTGCGGCATCAACGCCAATTTCAATTCGTATGGTGTAATTATCGGCTTATAATAATCACCCCATGtatcaataacaatacCAGATTGGTTGCATCCTAGAATACACCAACAATCGACGCattcaaaatttgcaaGTTTGGCCACGTTTGGCTTGCCCACCACAAACATGTAATGCTTTTTACcagcttcaacaacagacTTTACAATCTGATTCAATAGTGTTCTAGTGTGTGACAGGGATAGAGTGTTGACTAATATTCCAACTGTAGAAGCACCTCTTGCAACTTGCATATTTCTGTaccttttcatcaaattaGGGAATTGATCATGAACAAGCTCTACATCTAAAGGATCGACCACATTTAGTGAACCAAATTTGGTTGATAAGAGCAATAGTCTTGCGTCGTGCGGCCTAGTTAGATGGAATAAGGAATACTGCTGTGTCAACCCATCAAATTTACTTGCATCCATGAAATTTTCgtcttcaaaatcaactgTTTCAAGGTACTCATAAATATCTTCCTGCTTTATACCTCTGATTATCCTGTTTGCAGTATAGATAGCTACCCCATCTTCATTTCCAAAAGAGACAGCATCAATTATTTTACTCTTTTTACCGGCTTTTTCATAATCGACTTCGGCTACTACCAAATTAGGATACTCGTGCTTCAGTTGCTGGTGTAATTGAGTGAGGACATGGCTATAAGGAGTATCAGACATAATCgctattttttcttcctttgcaGGATAGGTTGTTCTGAACGTTTGCACCAGCTTCCCAAAATCAATGTACGGTTTACCGAAAACATAGCACGATTGAATTTTGTCAACAGGATTCAAACATGCGTCGCCAAAATGAACCACTATATCTGCTTTCACGTGCTCTGCCgcaacttcatcaatacAGCATGGTGAATAAGAAGTATCTGCTAATATCCAGACTTCTTGGTTATACTTACTCTTATTTTTACATTTGGACCCACAATTACCACCACATGTTTTATTGTCCATTGTTTTCTCAGCCGATTCAATATCTCTAGACATGGACTGAGAGGTATTGAAATCTATTTCTTCGGCCACCTGTTTAGGCTCAAGTTTGCCATGGTTGTAGTCATGAAAGTCCTTGTTTGCCTTATTTAAGTAGTCTTGCAAAATTTGGCAAACAATGGTAGAATCACAAACAAGTTCATCTGGGAATTGTAGTGAAACAAGCGGAAATTTAAGATCCCCTGTTCCTTCATCCCTTGAGTTCAAATAGTCAGCTAGCTGTTTTAAACTATAGTATTCATCTATAAAATTTCTAGTTTTCTCCACATTAATATCCGGATCGTTTACATAGGAAGGGCCTAAATGACGTCTCTTCTCTCGTAAAACTTTATCAGTTAAACCTTCAACTTTGGCAAATAaagtttcttcttcttgtgCAGTTGACAGTGCTGGTGCTATTAATGCTTCTCCGGACGCTTCCATTGTATGATAAACCATTCTCCCAATTAAAGTGAACTTGTCTAACTTATTAGTAACCtgatcaaaaaaaaatctaatgacttgaaattttccattcgcaatttttcttcattcGAGGAAGAAGTTTTTCATGGACAAAACTGTGGAAATGCTGTCTAAACCCAGGtaaactttttcttcacaGGGGATGCTAAGAGAGCTCTTTGGTGGTCTCGCTCTCTATTTTATGTTCAGAGATCAAGTCCTCAAGACAATAAAGAGATCTACTGTTTATCGTTCTctaacttcatcaacaaaaactcaaattaACAAGACAATGTCCCGAATTGAACTTGGTCATACTGCTGATTATCATGTACATTTGAGACAAGGCGAAATGATGGAAGTTGTTACTCCAGCAGTGAGAGAAGGGGGTATTTCCATAGCTTACATTATGCCTAATTTGACACCTCCCTTAACGGACATTGAAAGAGTGGCTCAGTACAAAAAAGATTTACAAAAATTGGCACCAAAGACTACGTTCTTAATGACTTTTTATCTTTCCAACTTATTAACACCTGAAATTGTTGCAAGGGCAGCTGATGAAGGTGTTATCCGCGGTATCAAATGTTATCCAGCTGGTGTTACCACTAATTCCCAAGCAGGCGTGGATCCTAATGATTTTAGTGCGTTTTATCCTATTTTTAAAACAATGGAGGAGAAAAACttggttttgaatttacATGGTGAGAAGCCATCCGTTCATGATGGAGGTGAGGATATCCATGTGTTGAACGCTGAAGCAAAGTTTATCCCTGCGTTATTCAAACTTCATGCTGATTTCCCTAACCTAAAGATTGTTCTTGAACATTGTACAACAAAGGCAGCTGTTGATGCCATTTATGAGATTAATAAGGACCTAAAGGAAGGTGAAGAGCCAAAAGTTGTTGCATCATTAACTGCACATCATTTGTTCCTCACTATTGATGATTGGGCGGGTAACCCAATCAAC
The Pichia kudriavzevii chromosome 2, complete sequence DNA segment above includes these coding regions:
- a CDS encoding uncharacterized protein (PKUD0B11440; similar to Saccharomyces cerevisiae YLR420W (URA4); ancestral locus Anc_4.294), which gives rise to MLRELFGGLALYFMFRDQVLKTIKRSTVYRSLTSSTKTQINKTMSRIELGHTADYHVHLRQGEMMEVVTPAVREGGISIAYIMPNLTPPLTDIERVAQYKKDLQKLAPKTTFLMTFYLSNLLTPEIVARAADEGVIRGIKCYPAGVTTNSQAGVDPNDFSAFYPIFKTMEEKNLVLNLHGEKPSVHDGGEDIHVLNAEAKFIPALFKLHADFPNLKIVLEHCTTKAAVDAIYEINKDLKEGEEPKVVASLTAHHLFLTIDDWAGNPINFCKPVAKLPEDRRALLSAAVSGKPFFFFGSDSAPHDLSKKATHVGVCAGVYTQQFAIAYVAEIFDKVGKLDMLKDFVSTFGNNFYGMDESKLVCKDRCVLVKKDIEIPDIITFDHKTLKLAPFKPVEKLSWTTEWI
- a CDS encoding uncharacterized protein (PKUD0B11430; similar to Saccharomyces cerevisiae YKL191W (DPH2); ancestral locus Anc_4.293), whose amino-acid sequence is MVYHTMEASGEALIAPALSTAQEEETLFAKVEGLTDKVLREKRRHLGPSYVNDPDINVEKTRNFIDEYYSLKQLADYLNSRDEGTGDLKFPLVSLQFPDELVCDSTIVCQILQDYLNKANKDFHDYNHGKLEPKQVAEEIDFNTSQSMSRDIESAEKTMDNKTCGGNCGSKCKNKSKYNQEVWILADTSYSPCCIDEVAAEHVKADIVVHFGDACLNPVDKIQSCYVFGKPYIDFGKLVQTFRTTYPAKEEKIAIMSDTPYSHVLTQLHQQLKHEYPNLVVAEVDYEKAGKKSKIIDAVSFGNEDGVAIYTANRIIRGIKQEDIYEYLETVDFEDENFMDASKFDGLTQQYSLFHLTRPHDARLLLLSTKFGSLNVVDPLDVELVHDQFPNLMKRYRNMQVARGASTVGILVNTLSLSHTRTLLNQIVKSVVEAGKKHYMFVVGKPNVAKLANFECVDCWCILGCNQSGIVIDTWGDYYKPIITPYELKLALMPQVTWTGKWVTDFEALLERGEGEEEQDNKLNKTAAKEESVEQKNGDDDDDYAPEFDPVTGKLKMNQPLRQLRHLELELETENAFKNSNGVGKQDETELVHKFSGTLSVGKTVSTSAFGLQNREWTGLGSDFAQEDSSVGALVEDGRTGVARGYTDVK